AAGAAAGGTCGTTTCGCATGGCAACAAGTTGAGAAACATCCCTCGCAATACATCGATAACCTTCTATCTGATTGTTCCGTATAAGGGGGGTGGTGGCTACCTCGAGGAGAAGAGATTTTTTTTCGCGAGATATGGCGAGGAGATGACCGGAAAGCATCCCTTTACTCTGGTTAAGGGCTTGTTTAAAATAGAGAGTGGCTTCTTTTCCCACAATATATTCGATAGGCTTATGGAGAACATTATCAGCTGAAAGATTGAAAAAACTCTCAATTCTTGGAGAAGTGTAGGTTATTTTCAGGCGAGCATCCATCTCCCATATCCAGTCTGAAAGATTGTCAACAAGCTCCTGGTATTGCCGTTGTTGATTTTCATATAGCCTGGCAAGCTCTGATTTCTGAGCTGTTTCCTTTTGCAGCTTGTGGACTGTTTCTTGAAGTTTTTTATTACTCTGGGCGAGGTGGCTTTTAAGGAGACGGTTTGTATTTTGATAAAACTGATAGAGTGACCTATCAAAGTAGATTTCCTGAGCGAATTCCCAGCATTCTCGTGCAAGATAAGCGAGAAGTCCAATCGCCATAAGCCAGGGGAAGATAGGGGAAAACGGTGTCCAGAGTCCCATCATCTCCCAGAAAAAGCCTATGCCTGTGAGAGCAAAAAAGACATGCCAGGGAAGAAAATTTCGATGAGTCGATGCCTGGTGATAAAAAATAAGAAGAATGAGCTGAAAATGAAGAGAAATACCGAAAAGAAAAAAACCGAGAGAATCATTTCTCCATCCTACTATAACCATGGTAAATAGGAGGAATATGAGAATGCTATGAAGCGCTATCATATCTGGTCGGTGAAGTTCCTGGTGGGTGAGAAGCTGGTAGAGTGTCCATGATACTCCAAAAACAGCCATGATCGAGAGCAACAGGGGAATAGAATGTTCTCCCGGAGAAATGATCAAAGCGGTGAGAATAGCAAGAAGAACAAAATTTATAGCTTTCCAGAGACGTTTGAGGTTTTGAGTACGAACAGCCCATAAAAAATACCAGACGAGAAGGGCAAGAACAATCCCACCGATTATTCCTGCAAACGTGAAAATAATAATTTGTTGCGAGATGAAATTTTCCATTTCCATAATTTTTGGAGTAATGATCAGAGGATGACCTTTTATTTCAAGAAGAAAGACAGAAGAGTTTTTGCCGGAGGGTATGATGAAGAAATTGGGGCTGGATTTTAACTCCAGAGGGGTGATTAAGCCGTTTTCATCGTAAAGAAAAGCCCTTTGAATAGGAGACCATTTTGTGCCATTAAAGAGAACGTATTGGGTATTTGAAGAGAGTCCATGGACCTCAACTTGTATCCAATGATTTTTCCCCATCCAGCCACTAAAAAAGAAGGGTTTCGAAAGCTTTAGTGCAGGTGTTTCGCGTATCATGAGAGAAAAATCACTCCCCGCTGCTATGAGGGAGGTGGTAATTTGGACAGCACAAGCAGTTTTCCACAAGAGGAATAAAAGGAGAAAAAGCCAACTTTTCTTCATCGTCTATATTGTAGCTTTAGATGAAAAGATTGTCAAGAAAGATTCTTTTTCCAGGTAGGGTTAGAGCTGTTTCATGGGTCGGCTAGAAAATAAGCTTATGGAAGGGAGGATGCCTACCCCGATAGCTGTCCAGAAAAAGAGCGTATCAGGCTTATCTATGACTTGAATAGGAAGGGTTCCGAGAAGAGAGGTGGCTTTCTCGAGCATGAGGTGGAAAGACCATCGAGAAACAACAACGGCAAAAAGAGCAAGAAGAATGTATTTAGCCCCAATCATGGCGAGTAAAAAGAGTCGGCTTTCTCCCAGGACCCTGAGGAGATGGTAGTAGGACTGGCGTCTAAAACTTGAGAGAAAGGCAGCGAGTCCTATAGCGATACTACAGAGACCCCATATGAGTCCTTGAAGGAGACGAAACACGGTTTTGAGATGATTTTGCATCGTAAGAATTTCCTGTGACATTTCTGTCTGTGAAGAGACATTGAGCTTGAGTTTGGCGATTGCTCTGGTGAGAGAAAGGAGGCTTTCATGATTTTGTGCTTCCACAAGGACATAACTGTATTCTGGTTTTGTTTTTTCGAAGTGAAGGTTGTAGTGTTCAACCACAGCATAGGGGAGGATAAGAGCTATTTCGCCTATTTTTCGGCTGAAGCCGGCAAGTTCTCCATCAATCACAACGGGTGTCTCCATACTTTTGAGGCTGGATTTTCCGAAGACGATTTTCATTTTCTGACCACGGGCGAAATCTTCCGTGATAAGGGGAAGCTGGTTTGGTTTTGCCAGTGTCTGGTTGTACATGTCTAACAGAAGAGCGGGGAGAAGGGCAATGACGGTTTCACCCTCTTTCCATTTTCTCCACCGGGAGCGGTAACGTTGAGGTATCTCATTCTGGATGAATTCCCAGGGTACGCCGATGGCTACGACATCGCTTTTGTAGCCCATCCCAAAAAGAGAAATCTGAACTTCCATCGGTATCTGTGAAGCAAGGAAGGGATAGACCTTTTTGACACCACTGAGGGTTTGGATTTTTTTGAGGATGGTATCGTCAATGTAACTGCCCTGGGGACGCTGGAGCTGAATACCAAAAAGGGAAGTGGTTTTGACGGCTTTTGGAGTAATACGAATAGTCTGCGGGGGGAGTTTGGTGATAAACTGTTTTTCAAGATAGGAGAAAAGAGTTTTTTCTATGGTGAGAAACCCCATGCTAAACCAGAGGGTAACAACGAGCGTAAAAAGAAAAAGGAGATGAAGCAGAGGGTTTGCCAGGCATTCTCGCCAGAAGAGCATCAGTTTTTTCATAACAGTTCGAGCCTCCCCTCGTGAAGATGGTAGGTTTTATGACATTTTTTTGCGAGCTTTTTCTTGTGGTGGACGAGAATCATGGAGAAAGGTTGCTCTTTAAAAAGTATCTCAAGAAGTTCGAGTAGCTCCTCTGAGGTTTTTTCATCGAGGTTGGCAAAAGGTTCATCGGCCAGAACGAGAAGGGGTTGAATGACGAAGGCTCTTGCAAGCGAGAGGCGTTGTTTTTGACCACCGGAGAGGAGACCTGCCCGATGGTGTTTGTGGGTTTCAAGTCCCACCTTTTTGAGAAGCCACTGGGCGTAGTCGAGTTGGTTTTTGCCATACCATCCCCGGATACGGAGGGGAAGAATGAGGTTTTCCCACACGGTTTCACTTTCAACAAGACGAAAGTCTTGAAAGATAACCCCTATATGCCTGTTTCGTAGGTAGGCAGGATAGATATCAAAAAAGTAGGGGAGGTGTTTTCCCTTCCAGAGGATTTTTCCTCTGTCAGGTCGAATAAGGCCGGCAATAATGGACAGAAGGGTTGTTTTACCACTCCCTGAAGGTCCCATGAGTCCAATCCACTCTTCCTTAAAAACATCAAAAGAAATGTCTTTGAGGATGGGGATTCGTTTTCCTGCGATGGGAAAGCTTTTGCTGATACCTTTGAGGGAGAGGAATGGCTCTTTTTGGTTCATGGGGCTATCCTAGATTCACGATGATGGTATGGAGTTCGGTAAGCTCATCAATACTGTACTTGATACCCTCCCGACCTATGCCCGAACGCTTGTTTCCTCCAAAGGGGAAGTGACCTACCCCGTGAGCAGGAATGGCATTGATGGTGACACTTCCATCATGGAGGGCTTCCGCAACGCGAAAGGCTCTGGTGATGTCCTGGGTGAATACACAACTATCCAGTCCGTACTCTGAAGCATTGGCAAGACGAATGGCCTCTTCTTCGTTTTTGACCCTTATAATAGGAAGAATGGGACCAAAAATTTCCTCCCACGCGAGGCGGCAGTCTGTTGAGATTTCGACAATATGGGGAGGGTAAAAGAGGTTGTTTCTTTTTTTCTCTACGAGGAAACGAGCCTGTTTTTCTCTGGCGTCGGCAAGAAGTCCATCAAGTCTTGTCGCTGCAGCCTCGTTGATCACCGTTCCCATGGGGGTTTTAGGATCCATGGGATCTCCGCAGGAGTAGTTTTTGGATTCTTCAACGAGGGCTTCGATGAGTTGTGGGGCGATGCTTTCCTCTACCAGGACACGACTCACCGCATCACAGCGCTGGCCTGAGTTTCGGAAAGCCCCTTTGCAGAGGAGGCTTGCGGTTTTCTGAATATCCGCGTCAGCAAACACGAGAGCGGCTGCTTTGCCTCCAAGTTCGAGATGGAGGCGTTTCATGCCAGCGCGAGAGGCTATGTATTCTCCTACCTGGGTAGAACCGGTAAAACTTATAGCCTTGACAAGGGGATGGGTCACAAGGGTGTCGCCAATCTCCTTGCCACTGCCGGTAAGAATGTGGATAGCCCCTTGAGGGATGCCCGCTTTTTCTAAAATTCGAACGAAAAGGATGAGAGAAATGGGGGTGTCACTTGCTGGTTTTACCACAACGGTGTTACCGGCAAGAAGGGCAGGTATAATCTTGGCAGCACCGATAAAAAGAGGATAGTTGAAGGGAGCAATGGCTGCCACCACCCCGAGAGGGCGACGTTTGACAATAGCAAATTTTCCCTTCGTGTCGTGAACCCATTCTCCAGGGAGGTATTCCCCGTAGAGGACTCGTACCTCTTCCTCTACCAGGCGAAGGCGCTCTATGGTGGCATCTACTTCAGAAAATGCCACGGAAATGGGTTTCCCCGATTCGAGGACGATGGTTTTTGCCATGTCTTCTCTGACAGAGGCGAGTATTTCTGCGGCCTTTTTCATGATTTCCAGTCTCTCAAGGGGATCAAACGAAAGCTTCTCAAAAAAGCGATAGGCTGCCTGGATGGCGTTTTCCGCGTCCTGGTTGTTAGCAAGAGGAACACGCCCGATTACCTCACCGGTGGCAGGATTTATCACATCCTGCGATTCACCTGAGGAAAGACACCGCCAGCATCCGTCAATGAGAAGATGAAAATGAGGGATGCCGTCTTTCTCCTGGGCTACTTCACTCCAGAGGGGAATCATAGCTTCCTCCTTTGATAAAATTTCTCTCAATATCATCAAGGATACGTTTCTCCGGGAATTGTTGGTGAATTTCTTTTATTGTTTCAAAAGCCTGATGTCGTTCAGGGAGGGAAGAGAGAAAGGTGTCAAGGGTTGTTTGGAGTTTTTCAAGCTCAACCTCTTCTAAAAGCATGGCACACCCTTGCTCCACAAGGTAAAGGGCATTTTTTTTCTGATGGTCATCGGGTGATTTGTAAATCGGGATAAAGAGAGCGGGGCATGAGGCGGCAATCACCTCGGTGATGGTGGTAGCTCCACTTCGGGCAATCACCCCGTCACATGCTCCCCAAAAGGCATCCATTCTTTCAATAAACGAAAAAACTCGCACGAGTGGGTAATTCTTTTCTATCCTTTCGATTGTTCCGGCGGCTTGCATCCTCTGATAGTGGGCTCCACCAACGCTCCATATTACAGCGGTGTTTTTAGCATGAAGAAAGTCAAGGACACGTTCAATGGCGATATTGAGACGATGGGCTCCCTGACTCCCTCCCACTATGCCCAGACAGAGACCGGTCTGGGGGAGATGAAAAAATTCTCGAGCTTCTTTTTTTGGAAGAGGGCGAGAAAATATGGTCGGATTTCCCGTGAAAAGGGCTTTTTTGGTGGGAATTTTTTCTGTATGGGGAAAAGATGTGTACACTCTCTTCGCAAAAGGGGCGAACATGCGGTTGGTAATGCCTGCAACGGTATTTTGCTCGAGAATGTAGAGGGGGATCCTGAGAATGAGGGCAGAGAGAGCGATAGGGTTGGAAATGTATCCCCCCGTGATGATGATGGCATTGGGTTTTTGTTTTGCGACTTCTCCCACGGTGACAAAAAAAGCCCGTAAGATTTTTGCTATCCACAGGGGGGTTTTCCAGGAGAGTTTTCGAGAAAGTGAACCTATGGGGACGATGTATCTGTCTGATGGAGCAATGCGGGAAGTGATACTGAAACGTTCGTCATTGGGACCCAAGAAATAGGTGACGGTATGTCCTCTTCTTTTGGCTTCCTCATAGACAGCAATCCCTGGTATGAGGTGTCCACCTGTTTTTCCACCGCTAATGAGAAGTTTCAATGTTTTTCTCCTCCCCTTTTATGGATGTTATCTTAAGGAAAGGAAAATAAAAAAGCAAGCAAAAGACTAAAGCGGGGCTCTTTCTTTTTCCAAAGGAAAAGTGCTTTGCGAGAGGGTGTCTCTGGGAGTTTTTGTCCCACGCTTTTTTGGCCCGGCGAACTAGCTCCCAGCCGAGAGAAAAAACAAAAAAAGTAGCATCCCTACTTGAAAAATCTTCAAATGAGGGGTATATTTCTAGAGAAACGTCAGAAAAATTTCGAAATAATGAGGATACATATGAAAAGAATGGTTGTTTTTGGTGTGGTTCTGTTCATCTTGACAGGCTGCGGTCTTTTCAAAACAGAGGTGAGGGGGTCCGGTATTCTTACCTCGAAAGAGTATGATAGCTCAGGGGTGACCGCGATTGATCTCAGTGGAGGATATGAGCTCGAGTATGTTCCCGAACTGGGAGAAAATGTGCTTTTGATCACCACGGATGATAATCTCTTTGAGTATCTCACCGTGAAAAAGAGTGGGAGTACCATGGAGATTTTTTACAAAGAGGGGTATGAGCTGAAGCCCACTGACGGGATAAAAATAAAAACCTCCCTCGCTACCATAAACAAATTTGCGATTGCGGGAGCACTCTCCTGGAGTGGGACTAATCTGGTGAAAGACAGCTTTACCCTTGAGGTTTCCGGGGCGGCAGATGTTACTCTCTCCGGCAAAATCGATACCACGCTCTATGATGTGTCGGGGAGTATTTCTATCACTACCCCTGAGCTCACAAACCGCACGTTGACACTTGAAGTCTCGGGGTCTGTTGATGCTACCGTTCGGGTTACCGACCAGCTGGGGGTGAATGTTTCCGGGTCCGGTGCCGTGGACTACTATGGGAATCCTACGGTATCGCAGGATATTTCCGGTAGTGTGAGTATTCGTCGAGTTGGGGAGTAAAAAGACTCTCAAAGTTTTTCCTCCCCCCACCATGGGTGGGGGGGATTTTTTAAGTCTAAGGCGTTGGTGAGAAGCATCTTTTAAAAGATTTTGGTGGTAAGGAGAGGATGATGAAGGAATTGAGAAAAGTTCTCATGGTATTGGGTATGGGGTGGGCGATGGTGATGTTTGGTGAGGAGGTTGAGGAACCGAGAAGCTGGGTGCGAAGCCCCTCGAGTGATGTTTCGGTGTCGTACCAGCCTGTGTTGGGAGCAGGGAACTAGTCTCCATACCCTCGAAGCGATGGGGAGGTATACGAACTGGGAGGAGGCTGTGGGGGCGATTTCTCACTGGGTGAGCAATGTGGGGATAAAGGAGATAGAGGGGAGGTAGAAAGCTAACAACTCTTTGGGATTTCAAGAGAAAAAGGCTTCTCATGGTGGAAACGTAAGCAGGGCACACCGTGTCGAAAAGATTATTTTGGAAAAAGCTCAGTTGCTTGACAATTAATAATTTTCATTGTACAATTTATACACCAAAAAAGAGAAAAGGGGATAGATATGCTAACAAAAATACT
This sequence is a window from Thermospira aquatica. Protein-coding genes within it:
- a CDS encoding LuxR C-terminal-related transcriptional regulator, which encodes MIRETPALKLSKPFFFSGWMGKNHWIQVEVHGLSSNTQYVLFNGTKWSPIQRAFLYDENGLITPLELKSSPNFFIIPSGKNSSVFLLEIKGHPLIITPKIMEMENFISQQIIIFTFAGIIGGIVLALLVWYFLWAVRTQNLKRLWKAINFVLLAILTALIISPGEHSIPLLLSIMAVFGVSWTLYQLLTHQELHRPDMIALHSILIFLLFTMVIVGWRNDSLGFFLFGISLHFQLILLIFYHQASTHRNFLPWHVFFALTGIGFFWEMMGLWTPFSPIFPWLMAIGLLAYLARECWEFAQEIYFDRSLYQFYQNTNRLLKSHLAQSNKKLQETVHKLQKETAQKSELARLYENQQRQYQELVDNLSDWIWEMDARLKITYTSPRIESFFNLSADNVLHKPIEYIVGKEATLYFKQALNQSKGMLSGHLLAISREKKSLLLEVATTPLIRNNQIEGYRCIARDVSQLVAMRNDLSSYQQSIQILFNETPFPMAILNLQTLEFSNWNSQFEKLIPFHEGLFSEFLEKVDAAYSKDLYFLLKQQENQQEVSFCSFSVPLRQAQNIVWFTLQCYRVIVKNTPYAVMYLIPFQEASFTSPWVWLESSPLPVLLVERSGKIILKNTVASQQPFHPSLPLPIKQNSLLTLETGERIAIISYDSFLSIVIGLGKENTETYKRFYQILTGFPIPWVVVNHEGNVLEWHPKIFDVFRFQAHQSIFLSQMIKESGLVRHLLFPSPTPFKFKKVQAYFHNKKDEVFEKEVLLFFLNNEAMLFFFDVQASQQEKESLWLFLQRLSVFSHSLKEFFAELQELETKPPVLQIREASPSVDLSALTETEKRVFTLIVDGKSNAEIAQHLAITEETVKGHIKRIFKKLGVQKRYQLIQRFHGKLLP
- a CDS encoding ABC transporter permease family protein; protein product: MKKLMLFWRECLANPLLHLLFLFTLVVTLWFSMGFLTIEKTLFSYLEKQFITKLPPQTIRITPKAVKTTSLFGIQLQRPQGSYIDDTILKKIQTLSGVKKVYPFLASQIPMEVQISLFGMGYKSDVVAIGVPWEFIQNEIPQRYRSRWRKWKEGETVIALLPALLLDMYNQTLAKPNQLPLITEDFARGQKMKIVFGKSSLKSMETPVVIDGELAGFSRKIGEIALILPYAVVEHYNLHFEKTKPEYSYVLVEAQNHESLLSLTRAIAKLKLNVSSQTEMSQEILTMQNHLKTVFRLLQGLIWGLCSIAIGLAAFLSSFRRQSYYHLLRVLGESRLFLLAMIGAKYILLALFAVVVSRWSFHLMLEKATSLLGTLPIQVIDKPDTLFFWTAIGVGILPSISLFSSRPMKQL
- a CDS encoding ABC transporter ATP-binding protein — its product is MNQKEPFLSLKGISKSFPIAGKRIPILKDISFDVFKEEWIGLMGPSGSGKTTLLSIIAGLIRPDRGKILWKGKHLPYFFDIYPAYLRNRHIGVIFQDFRLVESETVWENLILPLRIRGWYGKNQLDYAQWLLKKVGLETHKHHRAGLLSGGQKQRLSLARAFVIQPLLVLADEPFANLDEKTSEELLELLEILFKEQPFSMILVHHKKKLAKKCHKTYHLHEGRLELL
- a CDS encoding aldehyde dehydrogenase family protein, whose amino-acid sequence is MIPLWSEVAQEKDGIPHFHLLIDGCWRCLSSGESQDVINPATGEVIGRVPLANNQDAENAIQAAYRFFEKLSFDPLERLEIMKKAAEILASVREDMAKTIVLESGKPISVAFSEVDATIERLRLVEEEVRVLYGEYLPGEWVHDTKGKFAIVKRRPLGVVAAIAPFNYPLFIGAAKIIPALLAGNTVVVKPASDTPISLILFVRILEKAGIPQGAIHILTGSGKEIGDTLVTHPLVKAISFTGSTQVGEYIASRAGMKRLHLELGGKAAALVFADADIQKTASLLCKGAFRNSGQRCDAVSRVLVEESIAPQLIEALVEESKNYSCGDPMDPKTPMGTVINEAAATRLDGLLADAREKQARFLVEKKRNNLFYPPHIVEISTDCRLAWEEIFGPILPIIRVKNEEEAIRLANASEYGLDSCVFTQDITRAFRVAEALHDGSVTINAIPAHGVGHFPFGGNKRSGIGREGIKYSIDELTELHTIIVNLG
- a CDS encoding UDP-N-acetylglucosamine--N-acetylmuramyl-(pentapeptide) pyrophosphoryl-undecaprenol N-acetylglucosamine transferase, which translates into the protein MKLLISGGKTGGHLIPGIAVYEEAKRRGHTVTYFLGPNDERFSITSRIAPSDRYIVPIGSLSRKLSWKTPLWIAKILRAFFVTVGEVAKQKPNAIIITGGYISNPIALSALILRIPLYILEQNTVAGITNRMFAPFAKRVYTSFPHTEKIPTKKALFTGNPTIFSRPLPKKEAREFFHLPQTGLCLGIVGGSQGAHRLNIAIERVLDFLHAKNTAVIWSVGGAHYQRMQAAGTIERIEKNYPLVRVFSFIERMDAFWGACDGVIARSGATTITEVIAASCPALFIPIYKSPDDHQKKNALYLVEQGCAMLLEEVELEKLQTTLDTFLSSLPERHQAFETIKEIHQQFPEKRILDDIERNFIKGGSYDSPLE
- a CDS encoding GIN domain-containing protein, whose translation is MKRMVVFGVVLFILTGCGLFKTEVRGSGILTSKEYDSSGVTAIDLSGGYELEYVPELGENVLLITTDDNLFEYLTVKKSGSTMEIFYKEGYELKPTDGIKIKTSLATINKFAIAGALSWSGTNLVKDSFTLEVSGAADVTLSGKIDTTLYDVSGSISITTPELTNRTLTLEVSGSVDATVRVTDQLGVNVSGSGAVDYYGNPTVSQDISGSVSIRRVGE